In the genome of Neodiprion fabricii isolate iyNeoFabr1 chromosome 4, iyNeoFabr1.1, whole genome shotgun sequence, the window GTTTGAAAAAGATCAGCAGTTTTCAACTACACTTTTATGGTGTTAAAGTGGAGTCTCCAACACAAACAATCAGAGTAGAACAGAGTCAAAGCGATAGGAGCAAAAAACCTTTTCATCCAGTGGTGtaagtataaaatgaaatcaattgAGACATAGATATCTTTGCAATAAATGTGGCACATTATTAAAAACGATCGTTCGGTATTTAATGATGCTTGAATTGTATTTATAGCATTTGATATCTGTTACTCTATGACAATAAAAGTATTtatataattgtttttatattttcatataaaaatataacttgTGTTCGTAAGCTGGACGCAATCAGTGTGAATAAGAGTATAGGGGAAAAGATTTGATGTATTACGATTatttaagtatttttttttagtgttGCCATCAAGATCATTTGAATGGATTTACCTATACTCTTCATACAAACTACGCAATTTAGCAATTGACATTTAGGCcattttgttgcaaaattttattgcCTTTTTCGTTTTACTTTGTTCCCACATTACGCTAAAACAGAGCCGGTTCTAGGGTTGAATTGGGAGGTGAACGTGTCACTAAGGTGACAGTAGGTCGTCTGCACTTTAGTGAAACAACAAGCAATAACatgagaaagaaaggaaaaccAAATCCAGACCAGAGGTATTTCCACTTAGTCGTTGGCTTGCATGCTCATACTGCTGATCACGCAAGCTATCAAGTTGTTGCCCATGCCTCCGAACGGATCATTGTCAGGGTAAGTGGAGTAACTTTAACTATGCCAATagcacaatattttttataatattagcAACATTTTTGGTGCTCGCATGAATTCATCTTGgagcattgaaaatttttttccacttcgtaataatttatcaatcgGCATTAAGGGACACGTACAGTTTTTGGCTATTGTACCATTTGTAGCCGTTTTTTCAAGAATCAGCTTGATATTAACACTAGTGGACTATGAATTTTGCGATCGAAACGACAAATTTGCAAGTAATAATATGCATCGAAAAAACCCAAAGGTATCGCActgttgtataaaaatattatataattttccaAGACCTGGCCAGAAATAGTACTTCTATTctaaattttacaaacatttGGTTGACTTTCTGTTAgcactgaaaaatgtcttatgTGTTCGTTTCATACCGCCAAGTTGATATGGTAGTAAAATCTTTGAGTGGAACAGCTGTAAAGTCACTAGGCTTTTACGCAGGCGAGCAATCCTGGGCAATTTGAGTCTGAAGGAAGCGGTGTTGGTGCTGAGGGGGGATGGCAACGAGGTGCTGCTCCTGACAGTGTTTATCATGCTGGAAGAGTTGGAATAAACACAGACAGGCCTGACGAAGCTCTCGTAGTTCATGGGAATATGAAGGTATAACAACGACCACCCCTTATTTGGACCTTATTGAAGATTAGAATTATAAAGTTTTTAAATCGATGTTCGAATTATAGTATGAAATTAACAAGATTTACAATATACTCAGTTAACAGGACATATCGTACAACCGAGCGACGTGAGAGCGAAGCAGAATGTTGAAGAGGTTGACACAAGAGAGCAGCTAAGAAATGTCCAGCAACTACGAGTAGTTCGGTATCGTTATGCTCCTGAGTTCGCATTACATTCTGGTCTGGGAATAAAGCCTCAGGAAGATACGGGTGTCATTGCACAAGAAGTCCAACGGATTTTGCCAGAAGCTGTTTTACCCGCAGGAGATATCGTTTTGCCAAATGGGCAGAGGATAGATAATTTTTTGGTAGTTAACAAAGAGAGAATATTTATGGAAAATATCGGTGCTGTGAAAGAACTTTGCAAGGTGAAAGCTATGTCCTTACCATTGTTCAAGTTTTATCTATTTTACAAAACTTGTTACACCAACCTGATGTTATCGCCTGGATGGTTCTGTTTAAAGGTAACGGACAGCTTGGAAACCAGAATTGATCAgctagaaaaaattaacaagcGGTTAGCAAAATTAAAGAGAGGAGACAGCCTAAAAAGCTCGGTTAGTACAGTTTCGAGCATTTCAAGCAGTAAATACGCACCTTCCATTGGAGCTAAATCTACAATTCCTCGACGGTGCAGCAGGCCTGAAAGAGATGAGGAACTTCTCTGCAGcaacaaatttattcaaatcgttaTTGTTATACTCATTCTCATAATGGCCTTctggtaattattattcattagaaataTGGGTCTCATTAAACGCGATAGCGAAGATTAATCCTCACTTAAATTCTTTGTTCACAGTCTTGTAGCAATGGCCACATTATACTTTTTGGAATATCAGAAACGCAATTACAATCCGTCTCCGGCAGCAAGTGATGGCATGTTGTCTGTAGGAGCATCACGTGCACCAACCGTACCAAATAAACCTGGATACGATCCGCAGTTCAATCCCCTTCTACATAGTACTCTACCGCCATCTCATACATCTCTTGGAGTTTATACAAAAGGCTCAAGTGCCCAGACCTTCACGAAAAGCAGCATGATTTCTACGCAAGCTCCGATCACAAAACAACAGCTTTACTCAAAGGAGACTACATGGTATCCGGGACACACAAGGCCTCAACCAAGACCTGAAAAACCAAGgtatcattttttacataatttgtATTCCCCGAACCTTGATATGGAAGTGGTTTCCCGATCCTAAAACCGACTTTAAGCTCgttgtttaaaatttgttttcacaatTCTTTTGGCACTCTTGATCATTTAGGCCCAATCTTGATTTCTGTTCTGTACAATTATCTATTACAGTGAGTATGATAATAACTGGTTGGATAGAATTGGTCAGGGACAAGTTCCAAGCAGCGTGTATGAGAATTATTCTGCAACTGACGAGGATGCTTCGCAAATAGTCGAAAAACCTGCAGCATTAGGGAAGCCAGCAGAATGTATTTCTCGATACTCTGAACTCGACAGTCGCTGTcaggtaaaaatatgaaaaagtaaataacATCAATCTTggacacagaaaaaaaatttgtttaatctGTATCATTATTGGATAATGACAATTTCGACCttgtataaaaaacaaaccgtatataattataagcTTTATTTAATCACTTTCTCTAATTGCAGGTCTACTGCTGCACATCTGAAATTCCCCAACTGAAAGCACCTGATCTCCAACTACAAAAGAAATCGCTTTGTAAGTTTAATATACTGTTTTGGAATTATCTCTGAAAAGTCATATTACAAAGACTTAGTTAATCAGCatctactaaatttcaatattgtaGTGCTTTTTTGAGATTCgcaaatcgtataaaaaatcctGAAGCAAATCGAAAATGGTAAGGGCAAATCATTGGTCGAGTGtacatggaatgccccataggtagatgtaattttatttgaatttttgataaaaaatatttacctgCTCTCTTTCACTAGAGAGGTTTTATATGCATACGGCTAATctaatattaactttaataTCGGCCCGACTGATATCTCATGTGAATTCAATACTGAATATCGTATCACTTGTTCTCAGCAGATCATTTAGTGCAGCCGTTGAGTATTATTCCTGAAGACAAACGGAAAAGCGGAAAAAGTTCTCAGAACAGAATTACACCATCGGACCCTGACACCCAGGTACTATTAAAAgaggtgaaatattttgatatttataatatgtataaaaaagcaTGGTCATGTATGTAATGAAAAGATGACGATACTTATACTTAACGCTCCTATTGCAGAATACCTATAAGTACCTTCATTTGCGTTCGAGACGTGAAGCAGCAGGTGGTGGAGACTGGCGTGAGTTTGCAAGCAATGCTGCCGGATCAATACCACCTGAGCCAAGACCCTCACTTTATCTCATAGGAAATGGATTCAATGCTTCACTTGATCAGAGATATTGCTCTGCATTTTCACCAAACACACCAAACAATTATAGCTGCAACATACCTCTGTCTAAGTATATGCCAGACACCCAGGTCACCCTGCAGTTTGTGTATGTGTAGTCACtacattattcatttttaaatattgagatAATCTTTGGGATTATGTTTAAACTTATCaatgtagaatttaattacGCAAGATTTTACGAACGTCAACttaacgttattttttatggTAATTTTGCCTAATCTTTGATGATTTTACAAGTAATTTACTCTTCAGTGATTTTTGATAGCTAATTGCATGATCAAAAATTTGACAGAATTTCAATATACGTTACCAAGCCCATAAATCATTTCCACAGAGGAATTCAGCAGAATGTAGAGCAATGCCCTCCATCAGCAAACTTAGCGACTGATGAGAGTGTTGGATGCAGCTATAACACTCAACAGCAATATCCACCAACCTTAACCAATGTTGATGGTGGAACATTTTCCTTAGATGTTGCCAGCTATTTAAGGAAGACCTTGACATTCAGACTATCCAGTATGCGACCGAAAGAGGTagaattaaaatcaaaaatacatTCTAAACGACAGTACTCTACTATAATCAGTTTCTTGTAATATTTGGTTTCTGTTACAGAATTTATGCAACAGCCAGCATGGTGGTGATTATATGGAATTTACTTTAAACTTTTATCGTGACTGTGAAGAATGAAGTTAAAAATTTGTGTATCACATGTTTCGAAAGTGCTACGAGTTATAAATCGAGCTTGATATATTCTACGTTTCAAAGTTCGTCATAAACAAAAGACAAAGTTTTCTACATCTACATTACGTGTGTCCTCTTTCGGTTAATGATACCTAAAAAAGATACGTAAGTTAATTTATTAAATCTCAAAATGAGAGAATCCTGATGCAATATATTgttgtatgtattataaattgacTACGTTggatttaaatatattttttagatCCTAACTGATCGAATctcgagaaataaaatactgTCTGATGGGTGTTATTCACATGAaacgtaaaaagaaaaacttgatttCGATATGTT includes:
- the LOC124180194 gene encoding myelin regulatory factor-like protein isoform X9 is translated as MDVIGDEQTLQAILGRGDFVGGIDNEALDFSQLEDFINSDSEQTASYFAHTLAHNEGGVAPNTSSRVQEATATQQQPSRLPSPITQNPVSVATTVTNNVTSSNSYKDPQTYVHPHSLPESPPDSGSEPPYSPPGHHESHVHSPLLDQKSVALQEILLHHPGNATNYAPGPLPPSPRALAPSNDQLLLTHPVLTPLLAPSTPTLPTQPQLGASLVSLPHEHSPGGITTLYSSLQSGPKKRKLSQDGLIHVKQEPELGTVEHSCSSSNAVLDGDEVSGDNNYVDASYQCIRFHPFQQTSWHALCDHNLKELPVPYYRVDADKGFNFSNSDDAFVCQKKNHFQITCRAQLQGEAVFVKTGEGLKKISSFQLHFYGVKVESPTQTIRVEQSQSDRSKKPFHPVVAGSRVELGGERVTKVTVGRLHFSETTSNNMRKKGKPNPDQRYFHLVVGLHAHTADHASYQVVAHASERIIVRAFTQASNPGQFESEGSGVGAEGGWQRGAAPDSVYHAGRVGINTDRPDEALVVHGNMKLTGHIVQPSDVRAKQNVEEVDTREQLRNVQQLRVVRYRYAPEFALHSGLGIKPQEDTGVIAQEVQRILPEAVLPAGDIVLPNGQRIDNFLVVNKERIFMENIGAVKELCKVTDSLETRIDQLEKINKRLAKLKRGDSLKSSVSTVSSISSSKYAPSIGAKSTIPRRCSRPERDEELLCSNKFIQIVIVILILIMAFCLVAMATLYFLEYQKRNYNPSPAASDGMLSVGASRAPTVPNKPGYDPQFNPLLHSTLPPSHTSLGVYTKGSSAQTFTKSSMISTQAPITKQQLYSKETTWYPGHTRPQPRPEKPSEYDNNWLDRIGQGQVPSSVYENYSATDEDASQIVEKPAALGKPAECISRYSELDSRCQVYCCTSEIPQLKAPDLQLQKKSLSDHLVQPLSIIPEDKRKSGKSSQNRITPSDPDTQVLLKENTYKYLHLRSRREAAGGGDWREFASNAAGSIPPEPRPSLYLIGNGFNASLDQRYCSAFSPNTPNNYSCNIPLSKYMPDTQVTLQFVGIQQNVEQCPPSANLATDESVGCSYNTQQQYPPTLTNVDGGTFSLDVASYLRKTLTFRLSSMRPKENLCNSQHGGDYMEFTLNFYRDCEE
- the LOC124180194 gene encoding myelin regulatory factor-like protein isoform X6, translating into MEFPWAIQHHPDSSQSTPGHPVEHEDSGVIPHSATRRLLTQVAGRGDFVGGIDNEALDFSQLEDFINSDSEQTASYFAHTLAHNEGGVAPNTSSRVQEATATQQQPSRLPSPITQNPVSVATTVTNNVTSSNSYKDPQTYVHPHSLPESPPDSGSEPPYSPPGHHESHVHSPLLDQKSVALQEILLHHPGNATNYAPGPLPPSPRALAPSNDQLLLTHPVLTPLLAPSTPTLPTQPQLGASLVSLPHEHSPGGITTLYSSLQSGPKKRKLSQDGLIHVKQEPELGTVEHSCSSSNAVLDGDEVSGDNNYVDASYQCIRFHPFQQTSWHALCDHNLKELPVPYYRVDADKGFNFSNSDDAFVCQKKNHFQITCRAQLQGEAVFVKTGEGLKKISSFQLHFYGVKVESPTQTIRVEQSQSDRSKKPFHPVVAGSRVELGGERVTKVTVGRLHFSETTSNNMRKKGKPNPDQRYFHLVVGLHAHTADHASYQVVAHASERIIVRAFTQASNPGQFESEGSGVGAEGGWQRGAAPDSVYHAGRVGINTDRPDEALVVHGNMKLTGHIVQPSDVRAKQNVEEVDTREQLRNVQQLRVVRYRYAPEFALHSGLGIKPQEDTGVIAQEVQRILPEAVLPAGDIVLPNGQRIDNFLVVNKERIFMENIGAVKELCKVTDSLETRIDQLEKINKRLAKLKRGDSLKSSVSTVSSISSSKYAPSIGAKSTIPRRCSRPERDEELLCSNKFIQIVIVILILIMAFCLVAMATLYFLEYQKRNYNPSPAASDGMLSVGASRAPTVPNKPGYDPQFNPLLHSTLPPSHTSLGVYTKGSSAQTFTKSSMISTQAPITKQQLYSKETTWYPGHTRPQPRPEKPSEYDNNWLDRIGQGQVPSSVYENYSATDEDASQIVEKPAALGKPAECISRYSELDSRCQVYCCTSEIPQLKAPDLQLQKKSLYHLVQPLSIIPEDKRKSGKSSQNRITPSDPDTQNTYKYLHLRSRREAAGGGDWREFASNAAGSIPPEPRPSLYLIGNGFNASLDQRYCSAFSPNTPNNYSCNIPLSKYMPDTQVTLQFVGIQQNVEQCPPSANLATDESVGCSYNTQQQYPPTLTNVDGGTFSLDVASYLRKTLTFRLSSMRPKENLCNSQHGGDYMEFTLNFYRDCEE
- the LOC124180194 gene encoding myelin regulatory factor-like protein isoform X5 — its product is MEFPWAIQHHPDSSQSTPGHPVEHEDSGVIPHSATRRLLTQVAGRGDFVGGIDNEALDFSQLEDFINSDSEQTASYFAHTLAHNEGGVAPNTSSRVQEATATQQQPSRLPSPITQNPVSVATTVTNNVTSSNSYKDPQTYVHPHSLPESPPDSGSEPPYSPPGHHESHVHSPLLDQKSVALQEILLHHPGNATNYAPGPLPPSPRALAPSNDQLLLTHPVLTPLLAPSTPTLPTQPQLGASLVSLPHEHSPGGITTLYSSLQSGPKKRKLSQDGLIHVKQEPELGTVEHSCSSSNAVLDGDEVSGDNNYVDASYQCIRFHPFQQTSWHALCDHNLKELPVPYYRVDADKGFNFSNSDDAFVCQKKNHFQITCRAQLQGEAVFVKTGEGLKKISSFQLHFYGVKVESPTQTIRVEQSQSDRSKKPFHPVVAGSRVELGGERVTKVTVGRLHFSETTSNNMRKKGKPNPDQRYFHLVVGLHAHTADHASYQVVAHASERIIVRAFTQASNPGQFESEGSGVGAEGGWQRGAAPDSVYHAGRVGINTDRPDEALVVHGNMKLTGHIVQPSDVRAKQNVEEVDTREQLRNVQQLRVVRYRYAPEFALHSGLGIKPQEDTGVIAQEVQRILPEAVLPAGDIVLPNGQRIDNFLVVNKERIFMENIGAVKELCKVTDSLETRIDQLEKINKRLAKLKRGDSLKSSVSTVSSISSSKYAPSIGAKSTIPRRCSRPERDEELLCSNKFIQIVIVILILIMAFCLVAMATLYFLEYQKRNYNPSPAASDGMLSVGASRAPTVPNKPGYDPQFNPLLHSTLPPSHTSLGVYTKGSSAQTFTKSSMISTQAPITKQQLYSKETTWYPGHTRPQPRPEKPSEYDNNWLDRIGQGQVPSSVYENYSATDEDASQIVEKPAALGKPAECISRYSELDSRCQVYCCTSEIPQLKAPDLQLQKKSLSDHLVQPLSIIPEDKRKSGKSSQNRITPSDPDTQNTYKYLHLRSRREAAGGGDWREFASNAAGSIPPEPRPSLYLIGNGFNASLDQRYCSAFSPNTPNNYSCNIPLSKYMPDTQVTLQFVGIQQNVEQCPPSANLATDESVGCSYNTQQQYPPTLTNVDGGTFSLDVASYLRKTLTFRLSSMRPKENLCNSQHGGDYMEFTLNFYRDCEE
- the LOC124180194 gene encoding myelin regulatory factor-like protein isoform X2, which encodes MEFPWAIQHHPDSSQSTPGHPVEHEDSGVIPHSATRRLLTQVAGRGDFVGGIDNEALDFSQLEDFINSDSEQTASYFAHTLAHNEGGVAPNTSSRVQEATATQQQPSRLPSPITQNPVSVATTVTNNVTSSNSYKDPQTYVHPHSLPESPPDSGSEPPYSPPGHHESHVHSPLLDQKSVALQEILLHHPGNATNYAPGPLPPSPRALAPSNDQLLLTHPVLTPLLAPSTPTLPTQPQLGASLVSLPHEHSPGGITTLYSSLQSGPKKRKLSQDGLIHVKQEPELGTVEHSCSSSNAVLDGDEVSGDNNYVDASYQCIRFHPFQQTSWHALCDHNLKELPVPYYRVDADKGFNFSNSDDAFVCQKKNHFQITCRAQLQGEAVFVKTGEGLKKISSFQLHFYGVKVESPTQTIRVEQSQSDRSKKPFHPVVAGSRVELGGERVTKVTVGRLHFSETTSNNMRKKGKPNPDQRYFHLVVGLHAHTADHASYQVVAHASERIIVRAFTQASNPGQFESEGSGVGAEGGWQRGAAPDSVYHAGRVGINTDRPDEALVVHGNMKLTGHIVQPSDVRAKQNVEEVDTREQLRNVQQLRVVRYRYAPEFALHSGLGIKPQEDTGVIAQEVQRILPEAVLPAGDIVLPNGQRIDNFLVVNKERIFMENIGAVKELCKVTDSLETRIDQLEKINKRLAKLKRGDSLKSSVSTVSSISSSKYAPSIGAKSTIPRRCSRPERDEELLCSNKFIQIVIVILILIMAFCLVAMATLYFLEYQKRNYNPSPAASDGMLSVGASRAPTVPNKPGYDPQFNPLLHSTLPPSHTSLGVYTKGSSAQTFTKSSMISTQAPITKQQLYSKETTWYPGHTRPQPRPEKPSEYDNNWLDRIGQGQVPSSVYENYSATDEDASQIVEKPAALGKPAECISRYSELDSRCQVYCCTSEIPQLKAPDLQLQKKSLYHLVQPLSIIPEDKRKSGKSSQNRITPSDPDTQVLLKENTYKYLHLRSRREAAGGGDWREFASNAAGSIPPEPRPSLYLIGNGFNASLDQRYCSAFSPNTPNNYSCNIPLSKYMPDTQVTLQFVGIQQNVEQCPPSANLATDESVGCSYNTQQQYPPTLTNVDGGTFSLDVASYLRKTLTFRLSSMRPKENLCNSQHGGDYMEFTLNFYRDCEE
- the LOC124180194 gene encoding myelin regulatory factor-like protein isoform X1, which gives rise to MEFPWAIQHHPDSSQSTPGHPVEHEDSGVIPHSATRRLLTQVAGRGDFVGGIDNEALDFSQLEDFINSDSEQTASYFAHTLAHNEGGVAPNTSSRVQEATATQQQPSRLPSPITQNPVSVATTVTNNVTSSNSYKDPQTYVHPHSLPESPPDSGSEPPYSPPGHHESHVHSPLLDQKSVALQEILLHHPGNATNYAPGPLPPSPRALAPSNDQLLLTHPVLTPLLAPSTPTLPTQPQLGASLVSLPHEHSPGGITTLYSSLQSGPKKRKLSQDGLIHVKQEPELGTVEHSCSSSNAVLDGDEVSGDNNYVDASYQCIRFHPFQQTSWHALCDHNLKELPVPYYRVDADKGFNFSNSDDAFVCQKKNHFQITCRAQLQGEAVFVKTGEGLKKISSFQLHFYGVKVESPTQTIRVEQSQSDRSKKPFHPVVAGSRVELGGERVTKVTVGRLHFSETTSNNMRKKGKPNPDQRYFHLVVGLHAHTADHASYQVVAHASERIIVRAFTQASNPGQFESEGSGVGAEGGWQRGAAPDSVYHAGRVGINTDRPDEALVVHGNMKLTGHIVQPSDVRAKQNVEEVDTREQLRNVQQLRVVRYRYAPEFALHSGLGIKPQEDTGVIAQEVQRILPEAVLPAGDIVLPNGQRIDNFLVVNKERIFMENIGAVKELCKVTDSLETRIDQLEKINKRLAKLKRGDSLKSSVSTVSSISSSKYAPSIGAKSTIPRRCSRPERDEELLCSNKFIQIVIVILILIMAFCLVAMATLYFLEYQKRNYNPSPAASDGMLSVGASRAPTVPNKPGYDPQFNPLLHSTLPPSHTSLGVYTKGSSAQTFTKSSMISTQAPITKQQLYSKETTWYPGHTRPQPRPEKPSEYDNNWLDRIGQGQVPSSVYENYSATDEDASQIVEKPAALGKPAECISRYSELDSRCQVYCCTSEIPQLKAPDLQLQKKSLSDHLVQPLSIIPEDKRKSGKSSQNRITPSDPDTQVLLKENTYKYLHLRSRREAAGGGDWREFASNAAGSIPPEPRPSLYLIGNGFNASLDQRYCSAFSPNTPNNYSCNIPLSKYMPDTQVTLQFVGIQQNVEQCPPSANLATDESVGCSYNTQQQYPPTLTNVDGGTFSLDVASYLRKTLTFRLSSMRPKENLCNSQHGGDYMEFTLNFYRDCEE
- the LOC124180194 gene encoding myelin regulatory factor-like protein isoform X3; protein product: MEFPWAIQHHPDSSQSTPGHPVEHEDSGVIPHSATRRLLTQVAGRGDFVGGIDNEALDFSQLEDFINSDSEQTASYFAHTLAHNEGGVAPNTSSRVQEATATQQQPSRLPSPITQNPVSVATTVTNNVTSSNSYKDPQTYVHPHSLPESPPDSGSEPPYSPPGHHESHVHSPLLDQKSVALQEILLHHPGNATNYAPGPLPPSPRALAPSNDQLLLTHPVLTPLLAPSTPTLPTQPQLGASLVSLPHEHSPGGITTLYSSLQSGPKKRKLSQDGLIHVKQEPELGTVEHSCSSSNAVLDGDEVSGDNNYVDASYQCIRFHPFQQTSWHALCDHNLKELPVPYYRVDADKGFNFSNSDDAFVCQKKNHFQITCRAQLQGEAVFVKTGEGLKKISSFQLHFYGVKVESPTQTIRVEQSQSDRSKKPFHPVVAGSRVELGGERVTKVTVGRLHFSETTSNNMRKKGKPNPDQRYFHLVVGLHAHTADHASYQVVAHASERIIVRASNPGQFESEGSGVGAEGGWQRGAAPDSVYHAGRVGINTDRPDEALVVHGNMKLTGHIVQPSDVRAKQNVEEVDTREQLRNVQQLRVVRYRYAPEFALHSGLGIKPQEDTGVIAQEVQRILPEAVLPAGDIVLPNGQRIDNFLVVNKERIFMENIGAVKELCKVTDSLETRIDQLEKINKRLAKLKRGDSLKSSVSTVSSISSSKYAPSIGAKSTIPRRCSRPERDEELLCSNKFIQIVIVILILIMAFCLVAMATLYFLEYQKRNYNPSPAASDGMLSVGASRAPTVPNKPGYDPQFNPLLHSTLPPSHTSLGVYTKGSSAQTFTKSSMISTQAPITKQQLYSKETTWYPGHTRPQPRPEKPSEYDNNWLDRIGQGQVPSSVYENYSATDEDASQIVEKPAALGKPAECISRYSELDSRCQVYCCTSEIPQLKAPDLQLQKKSLSDHLVQPLSIIPEDKRKSGKSSQNRITPSDPDTQVLLKENTYKYLHLRSRREAAGGGDWREFASNAAGSIPPEPRPSLYLIGNGFNASLDQRYCSAFSPNTPNNYSCNIPLSKYMPDTQVTLQFVGIQQNVEQCPPSANLATDESVGCSYNTQQQYPPTLTNVDGGTFSLDVASYLRKTLTFRLSSMRPKENLCNSQHGGDYMEFTLNFYRDCEE
- the LOC124180194 gene encoding myelin regulatory factor-like protein isoform X4; amino-acid sequence: MEFPWAIQHHPDSSQSTPGHPVEHEDSGVIPHSATRRLLTQVAGRGDFVGGIDNEALDFSQLEDFINSDSEQTASYFAHTLAHNEGGVAPNTSSRVQEATATQQQPSRLPSPITQNPVSVATTVTNNVTSSNSYKDPQTYVHPHSLPESPPDSGSEPPYSPPGHHESHVHSPLLDQKSVALQEILLHHPGNATNYAPGPLPPSPRALAPSNDQLLLTHPVLTPLLAPSTPTLPTQPQLGASLVSLPHEHSPGGITTLYSSLQSGPKKRKLSQDGLIHVKQEPELGTVEHSCSSSNAVLDGDEVSGDNNYVDASYQCIRFHPFQQTSWHALCDHNLKELPVPYYRVDADKGFNFSNSDDAFVCQKKNHFQITCRAQLQGEAVFVKTGEGLKKISSFQLHFYGVKVESPTQTIRVEQSQSDRSKKPFHPVVVELGGERVTKVTVGRLHFSETTSNNMRKKGKPNPDQRYFHLVVGLHAHTADHASYQVVAHASERIIVRAFTQASNPGQFESEGSGVGAEGGWQRGAAPDSVYHAGRVGINTDRPDEALVVHGNMKLTGHIVQPSDVRAKQNVEEVDTREQLRNVQQLRVVRYRYAPEFALHSGLGIKPQEDTGVIAQEVQRILPEAVLPAGDIVLPNGQRIDNFLVVNKERIFMENIGAVKELCKVTDSLETRIDQLEKINKRLAKLKRGDSLKSSVSTVSSISSSKYAPSIGAKSTIPRRCSRPERDEELLCSNKFIQIVIVILILIMAFCLVAMATLYFLEYQKRNYNPSPAASDGMLSVGASRAPTVPNKPGYDPQFNPLLHSTLPPSHTSLGVYTKGSSAQTFTKSSMISTQAPITKQQLYSKETTWYPGHTRPQPRPEKPSEYDNNWLDRIGQGQVPSSVYENYSATDEDASQIVEKPAALGKPAECISRYSELDSRCQVYCCTSEIPQLKAPDLQLQKKSLSDHLVQPLSIIPEDKRKSGKSSQNRITPSDPDTQVLLKENTYKYLHLRSRREAAGGGDWREFASNAAGSIPPEPRPSLYLIGNGFNASLDQRYCSAFSPNTPNNYSCNIPLSKYMPDTQVTLQFVGIQQNVEQCPPSANLATDESVGCSYNTQQQYPPTLTNVDGGTFSLDVASYLRKTLTFRLSSMRPKENLCNSQHGGDYMEFTLNFYRDCEE
- the LOC124180194 gene encoding myelin regulatory factor-like protein isoform X7 — protein: MEFPWAIQHHPDSSQSTPGHPVEHEDSGVIPHSATRRLLTQVAGRGDFVGGIDNEALDFSQLEDFINSDSEQTASYFAHTLAHNEGGVAPNTSSRVQEATATQQQPSRLPSPITQNPVSVATTVTNNVTSSNSYKDPQTYVHPHSLPESPPDSGSEPPYSPPGHHESHVHSPLLDQKSVALQEILLHHPGNATNYAPGPLPPSPRALAPSNDQLLLTHPVLTPLLAPSTPTLPTQPQLGASLVSLPHEHSPGGITTLYSSLQSGPKKRKLSQDGLIHVKQEPELGTVEHSCSSSNAVLDGDEVSGDNNYVDASYQCIRFHPFQQTSWHALCDHNLKELPVPYYRVDADKGFNFSNSDDAFVCQKKNHFQITCRAQLQGEAVFVKTGEGLKKISSFQLHFYGVKVESPTQTIRVEQSQSDRSKKPFHPVVVELGGERVTKVTVGRLHFSETTSNNMRKKGKPNPDQRYFHLVVGLHAHTADHASYQVVAHASERIIVRASNPGQFESEGSGVGAEGGWQRGAAPDSVYHAGRVGINTDRPDEALVVHGNMKLTGHIVQPSDVRAKQNVEEVDTREQLRNVQQLRVVRYRYAPEFALHSGLGIKPQEDTGVIAQEVQRILPEAVLPAGDIVLPNGQRIDNFLVVNKERIFMENIGAVKELCKVTDSLETRIDQLEKINKRLAKLKRGDSLKSSVSTVSSISSSKYAPSIGAKSTIPRRCSRPERDEELLCSNKFIQIVIVILILIMAFCLVAMATLYFLEYQKRNYNPSPAASDGMLSVGASRAPTVPNKPGYDPQFNPLLHSTLPPSHTSLGVYTKGSSAQTFTKSSMISTQAPITKQQLYSKETTWYPGHTRPQPRPEKPSEYDNNWLDRIGQGQVPSSVYENYSATDEDASQIVEKPAALGKPAECISRYSELDSRCQVYCCTSEIPQLKAPDLQLQKKSLSDHLVQPLSIIPEDKRKSGKSSQNRITPSDPDTQVLLKENTYKYLHLRSRREAAGGGDWREFASNAAGSIPPEPRPSLYLIGNGFNASLDQRYCSAFSPNTPNNYSCNIPLSKYMPDTQVTLQFVGIQQNVEQCPPSANLATDESVGCSYNTQQQYPPTLTNVDGGTFSLDVASYLRKTLTFRLSSMRPKENLCNSQHGGDYMEFTLNFYRDCEE